Below is a genomic region from Macaca thibetana thibetana isolate TM-01 chromosome 1, ASM2454274v1, whole genome shotgun sequence.
cggtggctcatgtctgtaattccagcactttgggaagccgaggtgggcggatctcttgagttcaggggttcgagaccagcctggccaatatggtgaaacccagtctctactaaaaatacaaaaagtatccaggtgtggtggcacatgcctgcaattccagctacttgggaggctgagacaaaagaattgcttgaacccaggaggcagatgttacagtcagccaagattgtgccactgcactccagtctgggtgacagagcaagactctatccaaaataaaataaaataataattaccatTTGGCTGCTGTCTCTAAGGGTCCTGACATTTCTATTAGATTCCTTCTATAAAGAATTGAGCCAGGTGTGATGCTTACGTTAGGCTGCAGCGAGctgcaattgtgccactgcattccagcctgggcaccagagtaaggccctgtctcaaaaaaaaaaaaaaaaaaagaaaagaaaagaaaaacgaattgaaggctggtcatggtggttcacttgtgtaatcccagaactttgcaaggctgaggcaagatgatcacttgagcccaggagtttgagaccaacctgagcaatataGGGAAACTTTAtcttgaagaagaagaaagaagaaaagaagaaggaggagaaggaggaaggaaggagaaaaagaggaagaagaagaagaaagaagaagaggaggaggaataagaaggaggaggaggagaagaggaagaggtggaagaggaggaggaggaggaggaagaggcagagggagaagaggaagaaatgaagaagaggaagaagaaagaagaagaagaagaagaggaagaggaggaggaggaggaggaggaggagaagcaccTAGCACAGGGAAAGGAGACATCTCTGAGTAAGGTTCTAAAATACCATCTGGGTGAGGAGACAAGAGTGCCATGGCCTGGCCTGTTGGATTGGTTCACCATGGTGTTCTTAGCCCTCCTGTGTGTTAATGTTTCTGTATTCTAGGTAGAGGTGACACATTTAacctcctgatatggtttggatctgtgtctccatCATATCTCATGTTCAGTggtaatccctagtgttggaggtaGAGCCTGGTGGGAGGCCTCAAAggtatttcagagacctttgcagcagctcctcccatcacaggtccagaggcctaggaggactgaatggttttgtgggccatgtCCAGGGCCCCCCTGCTCTGTACTGCTCCCTGcattccagctgctccagctccaggtGGTGGCTCAAAGGGGCCCAGGTGTAGCTTGGGCCACTGCTCCAGAGAGTGCAAacctaagccttggcagcttccacgtggtgttaagCCTGAACCTGTGCAgagtgcaagagttgaggcttgggagcctccgcctagatttcagaggatgtatggagaAGCCTGGGCTCCAAGCAGAAGCCTGCTACAGAGGCAGAACACTTATGGAGAACCTTTACTagggtggggtggaggagaaatgtggggttggagcgcccacacagagtccccactggggtgctgcctagtagagctgtgagaagagggccactgtcttccagaccccagaatggtagatccactgccAGCTGGCACCCTGCagctggaaaagccacaggcactcaacaccagcccatgagaGCAGTCATgggggctgaaccctgcaaaaccacaggggcagagcccaaggccttgggagcccacccctagcaccagtgtgccctggatttGGGACATGgcatcaaaggagattattttggagtattaatatttaacaactgccctgctgggttttggacttgcatggggcctgaaGCCCCTTTCATTTGgctcatttctcccttttggcatgggagtatttacccaatgcctatactcccattgtatcttgggagtaactaacttgttttttattttacaggcttataggtggaagggacttgctttttctcagatgagactttgggcttcggacttttaagttaatgctggaatgaattaagactttggggattggccgggcacggtggctcaagcctgtaatcccagcactttgggaggccgagatgggcggatcacgaggtcaggagatcaagaccatcctggctaacacggtgaaaccccatctctactaaaaaatccaaaaaactagccgggcgaggtggcgggcccctgtagtcccagctactcgggaggctgaggcaggagaatagcctaaacccgggaggcggagcttgcagtgagctgagatccggccactgcaccccagcctgggtgacagagcgagactccgtctcaaaaaaaaaaaaaaaaaaaaggccgggtgcggtggctcaagcctgtaatcccagcactttgggaggccgaggcgggcggatcacaaggtcaggagatcgagaccacagtgaaaccccgtctctactaaaaatacaaaaaaaattagccgggcgcggtggcgggcgcctgtagtcccagctactcaggaggctgaggcaggagaatggcgggaatccgggaggcggagcttgcagtgagccgagatcgcgccactgcactccagcctgggcaacagcgtgagactccgtctcaaaaaaaaaaaaaaaaaaaaaaaaaaggccgggcgcggtggctcaagcctgtaatcccagcactttgggaggccgagacgggcggatcacaaggtcaggagatcgagaccatcctggctaacatggtgaaaccccgtctctactaaaaatacaaaaaactagccgggcgaggtggcgggcacctgtagtcccaggtacttgggaggctgaggcaggagaatggcgtaaacccgggaggcggagcttgcagtgagctgagattcggccactgcactccagcctgggcgacagagcgagactctgtctcaaaaaaaaaaaaaaaaaaaaaaaagactttggggattattggaaaggcatgattgtattttgaaaggtgaaaaggatgtgagatttgggagggagcagcagcagaatgatatggtttgaacCTGTGTCTCCaacaaatctcatgtcaaattgtaattcccagtgttggaggtggggcctggtgggagatgactggatcatgggggatgggtttctcataaatggtttagcaccaccccACCTTGGTACTATCCTCGAGATCATGAGTgggttctcctgagatctgattgtttaaaagtgtgtggcacctccccctcactctctctgtctcttgctcctACTCTGGCTATGTGATGTTtgtgctcctccttcaccttctgccacgactgtaagtttcctgaggcctcccgagaagctgggcaGATGCCAGCgtcatgcttcctgtagagcctgcagaaccatgagccaattaaacctcttttctttataaattacccagtctcaggtatttctttacagcaatgcaagagcAGCCTAATAAACCTCCCAACAACTGAGTTCTCCCAGTAGTCTTGCCATCAGTGGAAATTTATTACACTATACAGAACAGGGGTCCTGGGGTCTCCTGTGTGTGAGGGAGCATATTACATTGTCTTGGGAGTGATGGGTGAGATTTTTAGGTTCATTAAAAGAAAGCAtgggttaaaaaaacaaaacttcagaaaCACAAATTTACATTCTCTACCCCCAGGTCTCCTTGTGACAATCATCCCAAAAATTTTCAGATTCTGTCTGGCCATAAAAGTGAGATTTTGGCATTATTAGCATCACTGGTGTGAACTAGTTACCATAACCCCCCCAGAGGCCTCTTTAGCCTTTTCTTGTACAAGATACAAAGCgtagacagaagaggagacacaggccTCAGGCCCCCAAAGACAAGGCCATCTGAAGAACAGGGTCAACAGTTTATTTCTTGGTGCCTCCAAGAGCTCATGGAAAAGCAGCACAGTGAGCAACAAGCAACAGTGGTCGGTAAATGGATACCACTCAACACATTGCCACAGTCTCAGCTTGGCTGTGTGGTACATGCTGCCAAGGGTTGGGTGCCAAGAGAGAGCAGAATGAAGCCAGGTCCCCAAGGAAGTGAGGGCTCAAAATATGGACTGAGGGTGATGAGGGTGGAGTTCAAATCCAGATGTCAGAGCTACAATCGCCCCCAGGGTAGCGGAGTTCATGGGCGAGGGCTGGGCCTAGAGGCTCCTTCCCGAAGTCCACCAGGAAGTTGGGGTTCAACTTCAGCCCTCCTTTTACTGTGTCTACATCAACCTGCAGCATCACAGAGCCTTCCCTGGTGGAAAAGGGGAATGGGATAAGGGAGAAGTCAGAGATTTTAGGGGAAGGCTCCTGAGGAACAAGGAATGACCAGGGTCTTGATGGGTCATCTGTGTGGTGGGGTACATGGGTCTCCCTAAGGAGTCTTCAGAAAGCCAAACGACCCCTCTGGAAGAGGAGGGCTGGGGAGGTGAGCCCATGTGTCTGCTTCTCACCTGATGAGATCAGGGTAAAACTGCTTGTCCCAGGCGCTGTACAGCGACGTGGTCACGTAGAGGCGCTTCCCGTCCAGGCTGAGCTGGATCATCTGAGGGCCTCCAGCCACCCGTTTTCCCTTGGGAAAACCAGGGGTCAGAGCCCAGGGTAACACACAGATCCTAGGCACCACCCCAAACCCAAGAGCATGCTCAGCTGCTCCCCCACATATTCCTCAAGCATGGGTCTGAGGAGTCCAGCAAGTAGGGGGAGAGGCTCTTACCTTGACCACCAGGGGCTCTGGCTGGGACTTTAGTTCCTGGTCCTCTAGCACTTGCACGGGGCCTCCCTTAACGATGCTGCCCCCGAGGAAGAGCTGGATGGGGAGGTGCAGAGGATAAGGAGGACTGTAGTGGGAGGCGCACATGTTGCAGGAAGAGCAGCTTGCCTGACTGGGATCCCTCTTTCCTTTCAGACATGCTCTGCATGCCCATCCCTGGCCTGGACAGTCCTGGGCCTTCGCTGTCCCGCAGCCCACATGTCTGCTTTTCCTGTACCTCCCTCATCATCCGCCAGCTGCTTCAGACCATCCACCCCATCCCCAGATTCtcttatccttccttccttccttcccttctgctCCTCCTGCCAGGGCCCCCACCTGTCCTGTGAGGCGGGGTCTCTGTGGGTCAGAGACGTCATACTGCCTCAGGTCCCCATGCAGCCAGTTGCTGAAGTACAGGAAGCGGTCATCCAGGGACAGCAGGATGTCGGTGATCAGGCCTGGGGGCGGAGGCGAGTAGAGCCTTTAAggactcttgtttcccaggccaAGAATCAACTTTCCCGTGCCCTAGGCACTCACCTGGCATTTCGGGCAGCAGCCAGCCCTTCACTTTCTTGGGGGGCACCTGGATCACCTTCTCCACTGACCAAGTACCTCCCTACGTTGAGGGGTGGAGGGTTAGGTTAGCTGGCAGAGAGGTGAGCCTATCAGAATTGGGGACTGAGGGTTAGATCTGGGTTGCCCAGACCTGGGAGGGAGAGAATAGATGACCGGCCTTGTTTCCACTAGGATCTAACTCCATGCAAGCCCCTTTAGGCAGGGGTTGTGTCTGCTTCATCACTGCATTCCCAGAACatagcacagtgcccagcacagaaaTTCACTGAGtagtttttgaatgaatgaataaatatggcCAGTTAGGGTTCAGGCAGAAGTTGGCCTACCActgagagaagagagacaagGCATGCAGCCTCGTTTTTTTCGTTCCTGGAGATGCCTGGGAGCACCATTACAGAAGCCTGCTTAGGTAGAGCTGCTGACAAAACTACTGGCAGGGGAGGGCCAGAGGGCGTATGTCACCTCGTTCTTGTAGAAGCGCTGGATGGTGGAGCTGAGCGCGCAGCCCACAAAGCCTTGGGCAGCATCTGGGTTGTGCAGGAAGCGGATCTCCAATGGAATAAGCCcatcttttagagacagggtctgcaCGATCTCATGGCGCTGCCAGTCCCATACATATAAGTGGCTCCCGTACAgccctggggtgggagtggggccgGAGGATAGGCTCAGCATCAGGGGTTGGAAGGCATGGGCAGACAGGCCACTAACCAGGGCAGAAGGTTAAGAAATGGATTGGAGGGATCAGGAGGACGCTTGAGCAATCTGAGCACGCAGTGCATCCTATGCCATCTCCCTCAGATTCTGGGGCCACAGGAGGGAAGTGCGGGGCTGGGAGATTTGGAGCAGAAAGCAAGGGGATGTGGGCCCAAGGCTCCTGCTGGCCCGTGGGGGGATTCTCACCAGCCTCCACATCAGCAGGGTTGAAGCCATCTCGTAAGACATTGGGAGCTGCCCACTCAGTGCTGATCATGACATTGTGTCGAGGCTGGTACCAGAAGTCATAGCCCAATGGCGCAGCACCCCCAGGTCGCTCCCATGTCCCCTTCACCTCGAATGTCTCCCCATCCAGCAGCACAAAACCCCCTGAACAGGGAAGTAAGCAGGGTGGCAGGTAGAGGCAGTAGAGACACTAACCCCACCCTCCAGCCCTCTCCCCCAGGCATGTCTAAGAGGCTGAAAGCCCATTGCCTCCACCTCCACTGCTGGATTTGCCAGCTCCTTAAATTCAGGCATCCATGGCtgggggcgcagtggctcatacccgtcatcccagcactgtgggaggctgaggcgggcggatcacttgaggtcaggagttcaagaacagcctggccaacatggtgaaaccctgtctctatcaaaaatacaaaaaattgcccaggcatggtgtcacgtgcctgtaatcccagctactcaggagcttgaaccagtgaggtggaggttggagtgagctgagattgcgccactgcacaccagcagcctgggcaacagagcgagactccatctcaaaaaaaaaaaaggaaatgaaaaagtaaataaaaaattcaggcaTCCAAAGGGTCTCACCCAGGCATTCAAAGGTGGCCAGGTGGCAGGGGGTGCTTTACCCTAGTGCCCCTGTCTCCTATCAACTTCATccctctctcagaccacagcagaaATGTTTCTCCTACAATATCTTCTGGGACTCAGTACCTGGTATTCTGTTGTCCAGCCTCCCACTTTTGGAGTGGGATTCCTCCCAGAGTCTAAGCTCCATTCTGCTCgctacattttttttgagataaggtctcactctgacGCCCAAGCTGAAATGCTGTGGTTCAattacagctcattgcagcctcgacctccctgggctcaggtgatcctcctacctcagcctcttgagaagtgggggttacaggcctgcaccaccacacccagctaatttgtgtatttttagtgcagagtTGCCAGTGCCAACTCTGTGTTATCGGCAGACAACacacagacggggtttcaccatgttggccaggctggtttggaattcctgagctcaggcgatccgctggcctcggcctcttgaagtgctgggattataggtgtaaagcaccacacctggcctgttttgacTATAACTTTGAACTGAATTCATCAGTGAAGACTCATCTTAATAGAAATATTCAAAACTGAAGTTACTtgctaacatttaaaatactGACTGGGATCCAGCTCACTGGTTCTCCTTGGAAagtcattccctccctccccttccattCTGCTCCTCCCACAGAACAATGCTTTCCACATTTCACAGCTATGGAAGTTTTCATGAGCACATATGCTGGCAGGTACCTTTGCCATTGCCCTTGAGGTCTCCCAGGGAGCTGATCATCACCTCCCCGCTGGCCAGGCAGTGGCTGGTGTGGAGAAAGGCCAGTTCGCACTTGGCATGGATGTCCTTGGGCTCAATGACCTGGAAGGGGTGGGGAATGGTGTCAGAATCATACGGGACTGGGAGTCCCTGCTCTTAACCGCCATACTCCTCCTACTTCTATCTGCTGACTCTGTCATCTTTTCCTTCAAAACATGGACACAACTCTCCCTGTGGGAATATGACAGAGATTCAGTCTGGTAACTTCTACAGAGCAGCAAGGGAAAGTCAGAGAGATTGCTAATAACTCCCCGGGCAGGAAGCGCTGACCTTTCCCCGTGTATCCTGAAGGTACACGCAGCCGTGTGAAACCATAAGCTCCTCCCGGGCTGGCCCAGACCTGTGTTAACTCTGTATTACCAGTAGACAACACAGTACGTGCTCGGCACCAAGAGTGCACTAAACAAAGTGTTGGGAGGGACTGGAGTTTTTAAAAGAAGCCCTGAGCTCCTAACCGCATAGGGGGAGTAAAtggctccctccctctctcagaGTAAAACAAGaagcctcctccctcttctccagtGCCCTGGTCACCGTGCTGGAGGGTGATAACCCAGAATGCCTGGGTAGACTCTGCTCTGAAGTCCAACCTCCCTCCCTGCTGCCGAGCCAGATCCTGTGTAAGAGCTGGAGGCTGCTGGTTTAGGTCTGGCTTCCTGCCCGTAGGCTGCCTGGGGTGGCAGGTGTCTTGTGGTCTACTGAGCTGGCAAGGGCAGAAGACATGCCTTGTGCAGCTTTGGGGCCCGGGGCTCAGAGCCCACGTCCACCACATAGATGCGAGAGGAGATGAGACTGGGCAGCACCAGCTTGGTGCGCGACTTGCTGCTATCACCGAAGCAGCTGCTGCAGGTGTTCCATCCTGAGTGATGCAGCTCATCCTTCAGGTTGGGCATGGGCAGCCGGTGGATGACCTAGGATGTGGGGAGATGGGGTGCTCTTCCAGGCCACGCCTCTGTCCGCTTCTGGAAGAGGGGCCCCTGTGGACCTATTTTGGTTTGGAAGCACGGCACAGGCTGGATTTCAGCACTCCCCTTGTCCCAGGTTGAGCCTGCCCATCCATACCCAGGGAGGACCAAGAAGGATAGAGCTGGGAAGGGGGGCCCCAGGGCCAGGGAGGAGGGCAGCTACGCTCTTAAAGTAGCTGGTGCCCAAGCCCTGCCTTACCTGGCAATACTGGGGAGACTTGGGGTCAACATCCACAGTGGCCAGGTAATCTGGGGCCTCAGTGCCAGTGTTTCGGTAAATGCAGGGCAGGTAGACGATCTCTTCTCTGGGTCCTGCAGGGTAGAAAGCAGGCAGCAGGGACGGCAGGGTGGGAAGGAAGGGCAGGGGAAGTGCTGGGTGTGCCAGAGGGTGGGGGCTAGGTCTGAAGTCCCTCCACCCCTGGCTGTGGAATCAGCAGTAGGGCACTGGCTCTCAGACCATGGCAATTACCTTTCATGGCCTCCAGAGGGGTGGAGTAGCCGGGTCCACAGTTCCCACATTTTGTAGCTGTGGAAGCAATGGGGCACATTGGCTGGGCCACACTCGAGGGTGAAGGCTCCCTCCCCACATCCTGCAGCATACATCCCAGTGGGCCACGGCAGTGCGGCTGGCCTACGTCCCCAATCCAGCCTCATTGCTCTGGCCTGTCCTCTCTGCCCCCTCAGAGCCCTGATGAGGGTGAGGTTGTGCTGGGAAGAGCTGGAGACACATGACCTGAAGGTAGACAGACAGTCCAGCAGGGCCCAGGGAGGGCCAGAGGAGGGCTGATGCAGCTGGGGTCGTGTGGTGTAGTGAATATTACACAGACTCGGAGCCCAACCCCAGCCCGCCACTGACTAGCCAGGGGAGCTTGGGCAAAGTACTGAAGCTCCTCGACCTCAATTTCTGCATCGTCTATAAAACGGAGATGGTAAGAATTCCACAGTGGGCTTTTACGAGAAGTAAACACAAGGATGCAGTTGGTGTGCAGCTCTCTGCTTGTCTGGCCAAAGCCCAGGCACTGTTCGTGGGGAGCCACTCTCAGGGAGAGAGCGTGGCGCCTGCTCAGCTCCCTTCACCAAGATGTTTCTATATCAGGGGGAGGCCAATTCCTGCTTTTCTCTCCCCTGGGTCCTGATCCCAGGCTGCTAGCCAAGGGCTGGAGTACATAACTGAGTACATAACTGGGGCTAATAGCAGCTGGAAGTCCTCAGGCCGGTTTCTACTCCTGGGTGTGCCCCACTTCCTTTATCTGGAAAGTGAGGTGTTTGGCCCAACTCTGGAGAGCCCATAGGCCTGCCCACCAGAGAGGTAGGGAGCAACCCTTCCTATCTCTGAAGTCTGGCAAGAGGGGTCACACTAATCTCCAGGAGGGAAGTCAGCAGATGTGCAGCAGGGCTGGGACATCACAGCTGCCAGCACCCCAGCATCAGAGTTTGGGGCCTGCTGGGGAGCAGGGGCTAAAGAATAACCCAGGCAGGCTGAAAGAAACCCTGGAGTGGAGTCCACAGGCCTGGGCCCTGTCTCCTGCCTTGTCCTGTGGCCAGTCCAGCCTCTGCCTTCACAGCTGGGCCGCAAGTGAGGAGCGAGAAGTAGGCAGAGGGGGGGCCACCGCTGGGGCTTGGGACTCCCACTTGCAGCAGCCAAAGGACTTAGGAAGCTGAGAGGCAGCAACAGCGTTCAGAGTCTGGAAACCTGGTTTCAAGTCCCAGGTCTGATGCCCcgtttctccattttctcctcttcATTTATGAAAAGTGGGCAATAATGATATTCTACCTACTTCTCTAGGTAGATATGGAGGACAAGTAAGACAATGTATTTCAAAGTCCTTTCATAAAACTGAATtaggccatgtgcggtggctcacacctgtaatcccagcactttgggaggctgaggcgggcagattacctaatgtcaggagtttgagaccagcctcgccaacatggcaaaaccctgtctctattaaaaatacaaaaattaactggacgtggtggcgtacacctgtaatcccagctacttgggaggctgaggcaggagaatggcttgaacccgggaggtggaggctgcagtgagccgagatcgcaccactgcactccagtctgggctacaagagtgaaattctgactcaaaaaaaaaaaaaaaaccaaaaaacagtgaGTTACTGTGTAAATATGGGAAGGGCTGTGCCAGAGGTCAGGAGAATGCCAGAGAGTGCTTGATGCCCGGAGagagggctggaggtggggcagggagaaagagagagagagatccagtTCTGCTACATAACCTTGCTAAGTCGGGCTTGGCACCAGATGCcagggggtggggaaggaagtTGCTGGATACAGAAGGGAAAGGAGGTTAAAAAACTCCAAGACATCAAGACAGAGATACAAAAACTACAAAGCCAGGGAGAAACTGAGAGGGAAGTAAAGGTGCAGAGGAGGAGCTGCCcgctctgcagcctctgctcaccccccaccccaacaacCCCAGCAAGCCCAGCAAGCCCAGCCCCAGCATTTCGCAGGGTCAGGCCCAGCATGCCACCGCAGCCCCAGGGAGCATCATTCCTCTTTCTGGGGAATAGCCCCCATCTGAAGCATCTCAAGCAAGATCTCAGAGCAGCTTTGGGTTTGGGATAGACCCAGGGAAAGCTCAAGTGGGTTTTCCATGCCAGGCTGGCTGCTGGGCATTCTGCCAGCTGAGGAAGAGCCAGCCTCAAGTGGGGAAGGACCTCCCAACCAAACCCCAATTCCTTCTCAGCCTGTCACCCAGGAGCCCACGGATGGAGGAATAGCAGGGCCAAGGGGGATTTAGGGGTGGAGGAGGCATTGAAACAGGTCCCCAGTGAAAGAGCGCGGGTGTCTCTGATTTCCCTCCCAAAGAGCTTTGCTGTGTGGGGTAGCTAGAGAGTGACCTGGGCACAGAAAAGCTTGgactccctacctccctccctggAGTGCAAAGTTGGCCCAGGGCTGAAATCAGGATCATCTCTTTCCTATGTGAGGGCCAGGGACCGAGTGGTGTTCTCTAAGAGCGCCCCCGTCTGATTTTCCCAGCTACAGAAAGGCACCCTGGCCCCAGCCTCTGCTGAATGGAGCCAAGTCAGGGCCCAGGATCCCACTTCCCAGCAGTGCCTCTGCCCACCTTCCTCAGAAAGTTTGGCTAAGCTGGGAAATGCAgcggggtggtgggggaggggtgtgcAGACTGGGGACAATGAAGCAGAGTCCACTGCTCCCTCCCCAGCTACCCCCTCAGGTTTTC
It encodes:
- the SELENBP1 gene encoding methanethiol oxidase, producing the protein MATKCGNCGPGYSTPLEAMKGPREEIVYLPCIYRNTGTEAPDYLATVDVDPKSPQYCQVIHRLPMPNLKDELHHSGWNTCSSCFGDSSKSRTKLVLPSLISSRIYVVDVGSEPRAPKLHKVIEPKDIHAKCELAFLHTSHCLASGEVMISSLGDLKGNGKGGFVLLDGETFEVKGTWERPGGAAPLGYDFWYQPRHNVMISTEWAAPNVLRDGFNPADVEAGLYGSHLYVWDWQRHEIVQTLSLKDGLIPLEIRFLHNPDAAQGFVGCALSSTIQRFYKNEGGTWSVEKVIQVPPKKVKGWLLPEMPGLITDILLSLDDRFLYFSNWLHGDLRQYDVSDPQRPRLTGQLFLGGSIVKGGPVQVLEDQELKSQPEPLVVKGKRVAGGPQMIQLSLDGKRLYVTTSLYSAWDKQFYPDLIREGSVMLQVDVDTVKGGLKLNPNFLVDFGKEPLGPALAHELRYPGGDCSSDIWI